A section of the Primulina eburnea isolate SZY01 chromosome 1, ASM2296580v1, whole genome shotgun sequence genome encodes:
- the LOC140813914 gene encoding uncharacterized protein, with amino-acid sequence MNSAVESGANLPDSAAVTGSVGVEDLHQNSLEQNNDKKTSSLDTCMAKIDGSENKVGAVESGPVRSSDETNDSNNGVCVNESHGQESCVNDLDASKCSKSFLKDSASADCKLEAKQSDDGLDLPLVTGSL; translated from the exons ATGAACTCTGCAG TCGAATCTGGTGCTAATTTACCCGATAGCGCAGCAGTTACAGGGTCCGTTGGCGTTGAAGATTTGCATCAAAACTCACTGGAGCAAAATAATGATAAGAAAACTTCAAGTCTTGacacttgtatggcgaaaattGATGGTTCCGAAAACAAAGTTGGTGCTGTTGAGTCTGGTCCTGTCAGGTCCTCCGATGAGACTAATGATTCAAATAATGGAGTTTGTGTTAACGAGTCGCATGGTCAAGAAAGTTGTGTCAACGATCTCGATGCATCAAAATGCAGCAAATCTTTCTTAAAAGACAGTGCTAGTGCTGACTGTAAGCTTGAGGCAAAGCAATCTGACGATGGTTTAGATTTGCCATTGGTAACTGGAAGCCTGTGA